The following is a genomic window from Burkholderia oklahomensis C6786.
GATGCGTGATGCCGTCTTGCGCGGCAGCGCCGCCGCGCAACGCCGCCGGGAGGATATCGGGGAAACGGTGTCATTCGGATGAACGCGCGCCGATGCGCGTACGGATGCCGGATCGCGCGCTCGACTGCGACGACGCGCGCCGGATCGACGCGGCGGATGCGGCGACCGGCGGCGAGCGGTTCGGCGGCGTGGCGCGAGCGGGCCGGCGACGAGCATGGCCGAGGCCGTGAGGGTGGCGAGGGAGGCGATTGCGGCGGCGGCCGCGACGATGGTGAGGATTGCGGGGACAGCGAGAACTGCGAGAACTGCGAGAACGCTCCCCGCCGCCGCGGTCGAGGGAGAAGCGCGCGAAAGCGCGTGCGAATCAACACGCGGACGGGCGCGCGCGCCGCATCAATCCGCGCCCGTGACCCAGGCGCCGAACCACTCGCTCGGCTGCGCGATCTCGTCCTGCGCGGCGACGAGCTCGAGCTCGTAGCGGCGCGCGTCGTAGGTCGCCTTGACGACCGCGTGCACGGCGGCGAGCGTGTGCTCAAACGCGGCGCGCACGCTGTCGCCGCGCAGTCGCCGCGCGACGAAGACCGCGCTCGTCAGGTCGCCGACGCCGACCGGATGCCGCGGAAACGCATACAGCGGACGCTGGCCGATCCACGCTTCGGTCTCGGTGACGACGAGCATGTTGAAACGGTCGGCGGGGCTGTTGCGGTCGTGCAGGTGCTTGACGAGGATCACCTGCGGGCCGCGGCGGATGATCGAGCGGCATGCTTCGACGGCCTCGGCGACCGTCTCGATGCGCTGCCCCGCGAGCTTCTGCAGCTCGCCGTGATTGGGCGCCATGCCGTCCGCTAGCTCGGGCAGCTCGGCGACGATGAACTCTTCGACGCCGGGCTCGGGCCGGATGCCGCCCGTCTGTCCCATCGCGGGATCGCAGAAGTACCACGCGTTCGGGTTCGTCGCCTTCACGGTGCGCACGATCTCGACGGCGGCGCGCGCCTGCGCGGGCGAGCCGAGGAAGCCCGAAAGGACCGCGTCGCAGCGCTTCAACGCGCCGATCGCGGCGATGCCGTCGACGAGCTGCTCCATCTTCGCCGCGTCGATCGCGCTGCCCGCCCAATGACCGTACTGCATGTGGTTGGACAACTGCACGGTGTTGAGCGGCCAGACGTTGACGCCGAGCCGTTGCATCGGGAATACCGCGGCGCTGTTGCCCGCATGGCCGTAGATGACGTGCGACTGGATGCTGAGGACGTTTTTCATGATCGAGTGTGCCTGCACGCGGCCGGCTCGTCGGACTAGTCGAAAGATACATGACTTTCCCGCATTAGCGGAAACATCTGGTAATACAGTATCGCGGGTGTCGTCAATCCGTCGAAAGTAAAATTGCGCGCGGCTTGCGCGGATGTCTGGCTTGCCGTTTCCTTCTCTCTTTTCGGCTTCGACGATGTTCCAGATTCGCATAGTGTGGTTCGCGCGGCTCGCCGCGATATTTGCGGCCGCTGTCGCGGCGATGACGATGCCGGAGGCGTCGGCGTTCGCGGGCTCGCCGGGCGCCGCGTCGTCGGTTGCCGTTTCAGTTGCCGCTTCGGGCGCCGCTTCGGCTACCGCCGCGCCGCAGCCGAGCGCTTCGCCCGCCGTCGCCGCGTCGACGGGCGCGGGCGCGGGCGCGAAGGCCGGCGGCCCGGCGTACGGCGCGGAGCTCGAAGGCTTCGCGTACGCGTATCCGGTGCGTCGCTACGCGTTCACGTCGCAGCGGCAGACGCTGCAGATGGCGTACCTCGACGTGCGCCCCGAGCATCCGAACGGCCGTACCGTCGTCCTGCTGCACGGGAAGAACTTCTGCGCGGGCACGTGGGAGCAGACGATCGACGTGCTGACGAAGGCGGGCTACCGCGTCGTCGCGCCGGACCAGATCGGTTTCTGCAAGTCGACGAAGCCCGCGCGCTATCAGTACAGCTTCCAGCAGCTCGCGCACAACACGCACGCGCTCCTCGAATCGATCGGCGTGAAGGACGCGACGATCGTCGGCCATTCGACGGGCGGCATGCTCGCCGCGCGCTACGCGCTGATGTACCCGAAGGACACGCGGCAGCTCGTGCTCGTCAATCCGATCGGCCTCGAGGACTGGAAGGCGCTCGGCGTGCCGTCGCTGCCGGTCGACTACTGGTACGCGCGCGAGCTGAAGACGACCGCGGACGGCATTCGCCGCTACGAGCAGCGCACGTACTACGCGGGCGAGTGGTCGCCCGCGTACGAGCGCTGGGTGCAGATGCTCGCCGGCATGTATCGCGGGCCGGGGCGGGATGTCGTCGCGTGGAATTCGGCGCTCGTCTACGACATGATCTTCACGCAGCCGGTGGTCTACGAGTTCGGCGCGATCAAGGTGCCGACGCTGCTCCTGATCGGCGACAAGGACACGACCGCGATCGGCAAGGACGTCGCGCCGCCCGACGTCCACGCGAAGCTCGGGCGCTATCCGGCGCTCGCGAAGCGCACGCAGGCGGCGATTCCGGGCGCGGTGCTCTACGAATTCCCGTCGCTCGGCCACGCGCCGCAGATCCAGGATCCGGCGACGTTCCACAAGGCGCTGCTCGACGGGCTCGCGAACGTGAAGCCCGCGCACGCGACGCACGCGGCGAGCGAGTAGGCATCGCCGCGGGATGACGCGAGGTTCGGCGGGGCGGGGATGGGGGCGCGTTCCCGGTTCGCGTCCGCGTCCCGACTGTCCGGGCATCGCCGCGCAGTCGTTCGTCGTTCCGATGCGAGGGCATTCACGCGGCGGCGTCCGTATTCCTGCGCGATGTATTTTCGTATCGGTATCGGTATCGGTATCGACGCCGCCGTCATATCGCGCCGCATTCGCGCCGCCGCGGCACGTCAATCCGCCACGCCGCCGCTTCCCCCGTCATCAACCCGCCGCTTCGTCGCGAAGCTCGTCGCGCACCTGCGCGGCGATTTCATACGAACGCAGCCGCGCGCCGTGATCGTGGATCTGCGCGGCGACGATCAGCTCGTCCGCGCCCGTCTGCGCGATCAGCCGCCGCAGCCGCTCGCGTACCGTGTCGCGCGAACCGATCGCCGCGAACGACAGCGCGTGCGCGACGTTGGCGAGCTCCAGCTCGGTCGCGCCGAGCGCGTCGAGCGACTCGACAGGCGGCGGCAGCTGCCCGGGCGTGCCGCGCCGCAGGTTCAGGAACTGCTGCTGCAGCGACGTGAAGAGGCGCCGCGCTTCGTCGTCGGTGTCGGCGGCGAACACGTTCACGCCGACCATCGCATACGGCTTCGCGAGTGCGGCGGACGGCCGGAACTGCGCGCGGTACACGTCGAGCGCGCGCATCAGGTAGTCGGGTGCGAAATGTGACGCGAACGCGAACGGCAGCCCAAGCATCGCGGCGAGCTGCGCGCTGAAGAGGCTCGAGCCGAGCAGCCAGATCGGCACGTCGAGCCCCGCGCCCGGCACCGCGCGCACGCGCTGGCCGGGGACGGGCGCGGCGAAGTAGCGCTGCAGCTCGACGACGTCGTCCGGGAACGAATCCGCGCTGCCGATCAGATCGCGCCGCAGCGCGCGGGCCGTCGTCTGGTCGGTGCCGGGCGCGCGCCCGAGGCCGAGATCGATGCGTCCGGGATAGAGCGACGCGAGCGTGCCGAACTGCTCGGCGATCACGAGCGGCGCGTGGTTCGGCAGCATCACGCCGCCCGAGCCGACGCGGATCGTCTGCGTCGCGCCCGCGACGTGGCCGATCACGACCGCGGTCGCCGCGCTCGCGATGCCGGGCATGTTGTGGTGCTCGGCGAGCCAGTAGCGGCGATAGCCGAGGCGCTCGGCGTGCCGGGCGAGATCGACGGAGTGGCGAAATGCCTGTGCGGCGTCGGCGCCGGCGGGAATCGGCGCGAGGTCGAGGACGGAAAACGGAATCATGGCGACGTGAAGACCGGTGGCATAGGGGACGGAACGCGGGCCGACGCGCATGCGGCGCGGCCTGCCGATGATGCGTGCACGCAACAGACGCCGTCGATTGTGCCAAAGCGTTCCGGATCGCGTCGGCGGCCGAAAGATGTCCCTGCCGGCGACAGGGGCGAGCGCAGGCGTCAACGTGACGCGGCGCGGCGCGAAAGATTGTTCTGTAATAGACTGTAATCACGAGAAATCTGATGAAATCTGCACCGATTTGGCTGGAGTATTTCATCTGGTACAAAAATCCACAGAAACCCTTACGTTTTGGACGGCGTGCGTCCTGCAAAGCGCTTACGCTAATACAAGGGCAATTGCGTGGAAATTGACCGCATCTGCGTGGATCTGCCGTTCAGCAACAGTGCTTTTCGGCACGCGCGGCAAGCGTTGTCCGCGTGTCGCTGCTAAAATTCGCGGCCTACACACCAATCGCGCTCACGGATTCCGTTCTATTCTCCCTGCGCTTGCCGCGAAAAGTCGCACGAGGAGCCTCGGGATAGCGGCCGCACGGCCGGTTCCGGTGCGTTGCGCGTCGTTGAAAGTGCAAGTAAGAGGAGTTGGGATCGTGTTCGAAATCGTCCCCGCCGAAACATCGCGTTCCCGTTTTGTCTGCCGCCCGATCGCTCGGAGGCGCGCGGCATGACGGGATCGCTTTCCATTGTCGAATGGGCGCTGCTCGCGCTCACCTGCGCGTCGTGCGGCTACGCGGTGCTCGCCGCGTTCGCGCCCGCGCCGCGCGTGCCGCGCACGGCCGCCCGCGACGGCTTCGAGCCCGTCAGCGTGCTGAAGCCGCTGTGCGGATCGGAGCCGCATCTGCACGAGAATCTCGCGACCTTCTGCGAGCAGCGGCACCCGCGCTACCAGTTGCTGTTCGGCGTCGCGTCGGCCGCCGATCCGGCCGTCGCCGTCGTGCGCCGGCTGCAGGCCGACTACCCCGACAGCGACATCGAGCTCGTGATCGACGCGCGCGTGTACGGCTCGAACCTGAAGGTCAGCAATCTCGTCAATCTCGCCGAGCGCGCGCGCTACGGCCGCATCGTGATCGCCGACAGCGACATCGCCGTCGAGCCCGATTATCTGACCCGCGTGACGGCGCCGCTCGCCGATCCGTCGGTCGGCGTCGTCACTTGCCTGTATCATGCGCGCAGCGTCGGCGGCTTCTGGACGCGGATCGGCGTGCAATTCGTCGATGCGTGGTTCGCGCCGTCGGTCCGGATTACCCATCTCGGCGGGTCGAGCCGCTTCGGGTTCGGCGCGACGCTCGCGCTGACGCGCGCGACGCTCGACGCGATCGGCGGCTTCAAGGCGCTGAAGGACGAGCTCGCGGACGACTACTGGCTCGCCGAGTTGCCGCGCCGCCTCGGGCTGCGCACGGTGCTCTCCGAGGTGAACGTGGCGACGGACGTCGCGGAGCCGTCGTTCGCGCCGCTGTGGCTGCGCGAGACGCGCTGGCTGCGCACGATCCGCTCGCTGAATCCGGCTGGGTTCGCATTCCTGTTCATCACGTTCACCGCGCCGTGGCTCGCTATCGGCGCGGCGCTCGCCGCGTGGCTCGGCACGACGTCGGCGGCGGGCGCGACGGCCGGCGCGGCGGCCGCGATCGGCACGGTCGCGCGGCTCGCGCTGCATGCACGCGGCTCGGCCGGCTGGCGCGCGTTCTGGCGCGATTTGCCGGTCGTGCCGGTGCGCGACGCGCTGCTCGCACTCGAGTGGCTCGCCGCCGCGTTCGGCACGCAGGTCGTGTGGCGCGGCGCGCGGATGACGGTCGTCGGCGGCGATGCGCGCGCGACGGTCGTGGAGGCGGGCGACGGGCGCTGAAGGGCGCCGGACACATACATGGGATGCGCGGGCGGCGACAGGCGGCCCGCGGTTTTCGAAACGAAACATTTGCACTCGAACGAATTGATATCTATGCAGCAGGCTACCGGAGCATTCATGAAAACGCTGTTCTTGCAGGCCCCGTCGTACGACGGCTTCGACGGCGGCGCGGGCTCCCGCTATCAGGCGAAGCGCGAGATCCGATCCTTCTGGTATCCGACGTGGCTCGCGCAGCCGGCCGCGCTCGTGCCGGGCAGCCGCGTCGTCGACGCGCCGGCCGACGGCCTGTCGGTCGAAGCGACGCTCAAGATCGCGAAGGACTACGATCTCGTGATCATCCACACGAGCACGCCGTCGTTCCCGACCGACGCGATGTTCGCGGAAGACCTGAAGAAGATGAAGCCGTCGATGCTGGTCGGCATGGTCGGCGCGAAGGTGGCGGTCGATCCGCACAACTCGCTGACCGCGACGGAAGCGATCGACTTCGTCTGCCGCGAGGAATTCGACTACACGTGCAAGGACATCGCCGAAGGCAAGCCGTTTTCCGAGATCCTCGGGATGAGCTACCGCGCGAAGGACGGCTCGATCGAGCACAACGGCCCGCGTCCGATGATCGAGAACATGGACGAGCTGCCGTTCGTCGCGCCCGTCTACAAGCGCGATCTCAAGATCGACAACTACTTCATCGGCTACCTGAACTACCCGTACGTGTCGATCTACACGGGCCGCGGCTGCCGCTCGAAGTGCACGTTCTGCCTGTGGCCGCAGACGGTCGGCGGCCATCGCTACCGCACGCGCTCGGTCGAGAGCGTGCTCGCGGAAGTGAAGTGGATCCGCGACAACATGCCGGAAGTGAAGGAGATCATGTTCGACGACGACACGTTCACCGACTTCAAGCCGCGCGTCGAGGAGATCGCACGCGGGCTCGGCAAGCTCGGCGTCACGTGGTCGTGCAACGCGAAGGCGAACGTGCCGTACTCGACGCTCAAGATCATGAAGGAAAACGGCCTGCGCCTGTTGCTGGTCGGCTACGAATCGGGCGACGACCAGATCCTCCTGAACATCAAGAAGGGCCTGCGCACCGACATCGCGCGCCGCTTCAACGAGGACTGCCGCAAGCTCGGCATCAAGATCCACGGCACCTTCATCCTCGGCCTGCCGGGCGAGACGAAGGACACGATCAAGAAGACGATCGAGTACGCGAAGGAAATCAATCCGCACACGATCCAGGTGTCGCTCGCCGCGCCGTACCCGGGCACGCGCCTCTACGAGCAGGCGATCGAGAACGGCTGGCTCGCGGAGAACAAGACGATCAACCTCGTCAGCAAGGAAGGCGTGCAGCTCGCCGCGATCGGCTATCCGCACCTGTCGCGCGAGGAGATCTACCACCACCTCGAGCACTTCTATCGCGAGTTCTATTTCCGGCCGTCGAAGATCTGGGAAATCGTCCGCGAAATGCTGACGAGCTGGGAGATGATGAAGCGCCGTCTGCGCGAAGGCGTCGAATTCTTCCGTTTCCTGCGCGCGCATGAGGCTTGAACGGTGGCGGGTCCCGACGCGGCGCCGCGCGCGCTGATCTTCACGGCGGACGATTTCGGCCTGCATCCGCGGGTCAATGCGGCCGTCGAGCGCGCGCACCGGGACGGTGTGCTCGCGGCCGCGAGCCTGATGGTCGGCGCGCCCGCCGCGCGTGATGCGGTCGAGCGCGCGAAGCGCCTGCCGTCGCTCGCGGTCGGCCTGCACGTCGTGCTCGCCGACGGGCCCGCGACGCTGCCCGCAAGCGACATCCCGGCGCTCGTCGGCCCCGACGGCCGCTTCGGCGACGCGATGGCGAAGGACGGTTGCCGCTTCTTCTTCCTGCCGCACGTGCGCGCGCAGCTGCGCCGCGAAATCCGTGCGCAGTTCGAAGCGTTCGCGGCGACCGGGCTCACGCTCGATCACGTGAACACGCACAAGCATTTCCATCTGCATCCGACCGTGCTGTCGATGATCATCGACATCGGCCGCGAATTCGGGCTGCGCGCGGTGCGACTGCCGTACGAGCCGTCGACGCCGTTCTGGCTGAAGCCGTGGATCGGGCTCGTGCGCGCGCGGCTCGATCGCGCGGGGATCGCGCACAACGACTACGTCGTCGGCATCGAGCACACGGGCGCGATGGACGAAGCGGTGCTGCTCGACGCGCTCGCGAAGCTGCCGGGGGGCGTCGGCGAAATCTACTGCCATCCGGCGGAGGCGGGCGACGGGCCGGTCACGCCGTCGATGCGCGACTACCGGCCGGCCGACGAGCTCGCCGCGCTGCTGTCGCCGCGCGTCGCGGCCGCGGTGGAGGCGGCGGGCGTCGCATGCGGCGGCTTCGCCGACGTGTTCGGCGGCGGCGCGCGTGCGCGCATGCCGCGCGGCGCGCGGATCACCGGAGCGCAGCCGTCATGACCCGCTGGATCAAATGGCTCGGCTGGCCGCTCGGGATCGCGATCCTGCTCGCGCTCGTCGTGCACGAGGGTGTCGGCGACGTCGTTCGCGTGATCGGCCAGGCCGGTTTCGCGCTGCTGTGGCTCGTGCCGTTCCACGGGCTGCCGCTGCTGCTCGACGCGCACGCGTGGCGTCTGCTGCTCGACAAGCGCGCGTCGCTGCCGTTCCTCTGGTGGATCGCGACCGTGCGCGAGGCGGTGAACCGGCTGCTGCCCGTCGTTGGCGTCGGCGGCGAGATCGTCGGCATCCGGCTCGCGCGCTGGCGCGTGCCCGACGCGAGCCGCGTGACGGCGTCGGTGATCGTCGAGGTGCTCGTGACGATCGCCGTCCAGTACGCGTTCGCCGCGCTCGGCCTCGTGCTGCTCCTGATCGCGACGCAGGAGAGCGTCGGCGCGAGGACGATCGGCGTCGCGCTCGTGCTGTCGCTGCCGATGCCCGTGCTCGCGTTCGTGCTGATGCGCCGCGGCGGAGTCTTCCATGCGATCGAGCGCTTCGCGAGCCGGCTGCTCGGCGATTCGCACCGGCTGCTGCAAGGCGTCGACGGCAAGCGCCTCGACGCCGACATCGACGCGCTGATGTCGCGCGCGGGCCTGCTGTTCCGCGCGTTCTTCTGGCAGCTGGCGGGCTATGTTGTCGGCGCGCTCGAGATCTACTGGGCGCTCGCGCTGCTCGGCCATCCGGTGTCGATCGGCGGCGCGGTCGCGATCGAGGCGATGACGCAGGCGGTGCGCCACGCGGCGTTCATGGTGCCGGGCGGCCTGGGCGTCCAGGAGGCGACCGTCGTGCTGCTCGCGCAGATGTTCGGCGTCGACCGCGAGACGGCGCTGTCGCTCGCGCTCGTCAAGCGCGCGCGCGAGCTGCTGTTCGGCGCGCTTGCGCTCGGCTCGTGGCAGCTCGTCGAGTTGTCGCGCACGCGGCGGCGGATTCGCAACCATGCGCGGCGCGCGGCCCGCGTGGCGGCCGCCGGTGCACAGCGCGAGCGCGAGGTCGAATCGTTGCCATGACGGCGCGGTTGAGCGGCGGGGCGCTTTTTCTTCGGGATGTTGGCTCGCCGATCTAATGATTCGCTGATCTGGCGGCTCGAAGGCTCGAAGGCTCGAAGGCTCGAAGAGGCCGACCGCGGGCCGCTGCGCGCCGAGCGCCGCGCCGCACGAGGCGGCGACACGGCGCGCATGCTTCGAGCGCTGCGTCGAGTCCCGCTTCGGCGCACGACAGCCGCAGTGCGGTATGCTTGCGCGCGTGTTCGATGTTGCGCGCAAGCCGCGCCGTTTCCCGATGACGATGTTCCGATTCCGTATCCTTCCTGTCGCGTTGCTCGGCGCGGCGCTCGCGCTCGCCGGCTGCGACGATCAGCAAAGCGAGCAGACCGTGCAGCGATTCAAGGATTTCTTCAACGCGATCAAACCCGCGCCGCTGTTCCTCAAGGGGCTCACGCCCGGCGTGACGACCGAGGCCGAGATCCGCAGCCAGATGGGGCGTCCCGAGACCGAGCGGGTCTATACGGACGGCTCGAAGCGGCTCGAATATCCGCGCGGCCCGATGGGCAACGAGACCTACATGGTCGACATCGACGCGAACGGCCGCTTCACCGCGGCGACGCAAGTGCTGACGGCCGCGAACTTCGCGAAGATCCGGCCGGGCATGACGGAGGACGAGGTGCGGCGGCTGCTCGGCAAGCCGACCGAGGTCGCGCGCTATCCGCTCAAGCCGGAGACGGTGTGGAGCTGGCGCTGGCTCGAGGATGGCGTCAATCAGGATGCGTTCTTCAACGTTCATTTCGGGCCGGACGGGATCGTCTATACGACCTCGCGCTCGGACATTCTGAAGGGGCACTGAGCGACGCAGCGAAGCGGGGCTCCGAAGGACGGTTCACCGCGGTCGGCGCTTTATTCCGCGGCGCATTGGTGCATCGGTGTACATCCGTCGCGCCTGCGAGCGCCCAGACGCGTGCGCAAGTGCGTGCCGCGGCTCGCCGGTTCCGCTGCGTGCAACGCCCCGGCGGCTGACGCGTGAAGATCTCTGCTCGTCGCTGGCGCTCGCAAGCGCTCTCGAACGGCGTGTCGGCGCTCGGCGTTACTCGTCGCCGGGCGCAATCGGCCTGTCAGTGGACCGGCGGCGCTTGCAGGCTCGGGCCTTCATCTTTCCGCTTGGTCTTCGCGCAGCCGCGTTCCTCGCCTACGGCCGCGCTACGCGGCCACCGACCGTCGAAGCTGTTCCCGGCCATTCCCCGCCATCGTGCGCCGCCGCGAAACGCCCGCTGCCGCCGCTTGCCCGCCGCCCATCGTCTCTATCGCAAAAGCGACTCGAAACTTGCAAAAAAGCGGCGCACGGCGCGCGGCCGGCAACGTCCGGAACCGATGTTTACCCCGCTAAAACAGTGCTGTGCGCACGCTCCGCGTCGGCGCCGGCGTGATATTGCAACGCAGCATTCCGCGCGACCGCCATTTGAGCCGTTTTTTTTCGCTTGCGACTATCCGCGTCAAACCGGCGCAGCCGTCCGTGCGCCATTCCCATCACGATCACGGAGACAAGCGTGTTCCTATACGGCTTCGGTCCGCTCATCTGGGCCGGCACCGTGCAGACGATCGAGCTGTCGGTGCTGTCGCTCGCGGCCGCGATCGCGCTCGGCCTCATCGGCGCGGTGGCGAAGCTCTCGCACAATCGCGTGCTGCGCGCGATCGCGACGGGCTACACGACGCTCATCCGCTCAGTGCCCGATCTCGTGCTGATGCTGTTGCTCTTCTACAGCATCCAGATCTGGCTCAACCAGTTCACCGACCTGATGAGCTGGGATCAGATCGACATCGATCCGTTCGTCGCGGGCGTGCTCACGCTCGGCTTCATCTACGGCGCGTACTTCACCGAGACGTTTCGCGGCGCGTTCCTGTCGGTGCCGCGCGGCCAGCTCGAAGCGGGCAGCGCGTACGGCATGAGCGGGATGCGCGTGTTCGCGCGGATCATGTTTCCTCAGATGATGCGCTTCGCGCTGCCCGGCATCGGCAACAACTGGCAGGTGCTCGTGAAGGCGACCGCGCTCGTGTCGATCATCGGCTTGGCCGACGTCGTGAAGGCCGCGCAGGACGCGGGCAAGAGCACGTTCAACATGTTCTTCTTCATCCTCATCGCGGCGCTCATTTATCTCGCGATCACGACGGTCTCCAATCTCGTGCTCAAGCAGCTCGAGAAGCGTTATTCCATCGGCGTGAGGCACGCGGAACTATGATCGAGATTCTCCAGGAATTCGGGCGCGCGTTCTTCTACTGGGACGGCCAGCGCATGTCGGGGCTTGCGGTCACGCTGTGGCTGCTCGTCGCGTCGCTCGCGATCGGCTTTCTCTGCGCGGTGCCGCTCGCGGTCGCGCGGGTGTCGAAGAATCGCTGGCTGTCGACGCCCGTGCGCTTCTACACGTACGTGTTCCGCGGCACGCCGCTCTACGTGCAACTGCTCCTCATCTACACGGGGATGTACAGCCTCGCGTTCGTTCGCGATCATGCGTTCCTCGATGCGTTCTTCCGAAGCGGCTTCAACTGCGCGATCCTCGCGTTCGCGCTCAACACCTGTGCGTACACGACCGAGATCTTCGCGGGCGCGATCCGCGCGATTCCGCACGGCGAAGTCGAGGCGGCGCGCGCGTACGGGATGAGCCCGTTCACGATGTACCGCCGGGTGATCCTGCCGTCTTCGCTGCGTCGCGCGTTGCCGCTTTACAGCAACGAGGTGATCCTGATGCTGCACGCGACGACGGTCGCGTTCACGGCGACCGTGCCCGACATCCTGAAAGTCGCGCGCGACGCGAATTCGGCGACGTACATGGCGTTCCAGTCGTTCGGAATCGCCGCGCTCATCTATCTTGCGGTATCGTTCGCACTCGTCGCGGCCTTTCGCCGGGCGGAGCGCCACTGGCTCGCGTATCTCGCGGCCGGCCGTCATTGATTTCATTCCAGGGAGAGCCAGTTGGCAGAGACCACGACCACGAACGCCGCGTGCAAGCTCGAGGCGCGGGACATCCACAAGCGCTACGGCGACAACGAGGTGCTGAAGGGCGTGTCGCTGAACGCGAAGGCGGGTGACGTCATCAGCATCATCGGCGCGAGCGGTTCGGGCAAGAGCACGTTTCTGCGCTGCATCAACTTCCTCGAGCGGCCGAACGCGGGTCAGATCGTCGTCGATGGCGAGACGGTGCGCACGAAGGCCGATCGCGCGGGCAATCTCGAAGTCGCCGACCACAAGCAGTTGCAGCGGATCCGCACGAAGCTCGCGATGGTGTTCCAGCACTTCAATCTGTGGGCGCACATGAACGTGCTCGAGAACGTGATGGAAGCGCCCGTGCATGTGCTCGGGCTGTCGCGGCGCGAGGCCGAGGAGCGCGCGCGCGAATACCTCGAGAAAGTGGGGCTGGCGCCGCGCGTCGAGAAGCAGTATCCGTCGCACCTGTCGGGCGGCCAGCAGCAGCGCGTCGCGATCGCGCGCGCGCTGGCGATGCATCCCGACGTGATGCTGTTCGACGAGCCGACGTCGGCGCTCGACCCGGAACTCGTCGGCGAAGTGCTGAAGGTGATGCAAAAGCTCGCCGAAGAAGGCCGGACGATGATCGTCGTTACGCACGAGATGGGTTTCGCGCGCAACGTGTCGAACCATGTGATGTTCCTGCACCAGGGGCGCACCGAGGAAGAGGGCGATCCGGCCGACGTGCTCGCGCGCCCGCGTAGCGAGCGCCTGAAGCAGTTCCTGTCCGGCAGCCTCAAGTAACGGCCGACGCGGCAGGTCGTGACGTCCGTGAATCGTCCAGCCAGTCCCGCCCGCACGATACAGGTGGCGATTGTCGCGTTGCCGCCCGTGTCGATGTCGGGCGTGGGGCCGATCGTCGACGCGTTGAATCTCGCGAACGAGATCGACGGGCGCCTCCTGTACCGCTGGCAGGTGTGCTCGTGGGACGGCCGCGCGGTGCCGCTCGCGGGCGGCGCGCAATGGCACGCGGACGCCGCGTTCAACGACGCGATCGTCTGCGACTGGCTGATCGTCGTCAGCGAGCGGTTCCAGCAGTTCGCCGACTACCGGCTCTTTCTCGCGAGCCTGTCGCGCGTCGGCCAGCGCACGCCGGTCGTGACGGGCATCCATCACGGCGTGTGGTGGCTCGCGATGGCGGGGCAACTGTCGGGCTACCGGGTGAGCGTGAACTGGGAGACGTACCAGCAGTTCGCCG
Proteins encoded in this region:
- the pdxY gene encoding pyridoxal kinase PdxY yields the protein MKNVLSIQSHVIYGHAGNSAAVFPMQRLGVNVWPLNTVQLSNHMQYGHWAGSAIDAAKMEQLVDGIAAIGALKRCDAVLSGFLGSPAQARAAVEIVRTVKATNPNAWYFCDPAMGQTGGIRPEPGVEEFIVAELPELADGMAPNHGELQKLAGQRIETVAEAVEACRSIIRRGPQVILVKHLHDRNSPADRFNMLVVTETEAWIGQRPLYAFPRHPVGVGDLTSAVFVARRLRGDSVRAAFEHTLAAVHAVVKATYDARRYELELVAAQDEIAQPSEWFGAWVTGAD
- a CDS encoding alpha/beta fold hydrolase, with the protein product MFQIRIVWFARLAAIFAAAVAAMTMPEASAFAGSPGAASSVAVSVAASGAASATAAPQPSASPAVAASTGAGAGAKAGGPAYGAELEGFAYAYPVRRYAFTSQRQTLQMAYLDVRPEHPNGRTVVLLHGKNFCAGTWEQTIDVLTKAGYRVVAPDQIGFCKSTKPARYQYSFQQLAHNTHALLESIGVKDATIVGHSTGGMLAARYALMYPKDTRQLVLVNPIGLEDWKALGVPSLPVDYWYARELKTTADGIRRYEQRTYYAGEWSPAYERWVQMLAGMYRGPGRDVVAWNSALVYDMIFTQPVVYEFGAIKVPTLLLIGDKDTTAIGKDVAPPDVHAKLGRYPALAKRTQAAIPGAVLYEFPSLGHAPQIQDPATFHKALLDGLANVKPAHATHAASE
- a CDS encoding LLM class flavin-dependent oxidoreductase, whose translation is MIPFSVLDLAPIPAGADAAQAFRHSVDLARHAERLGYRRYWLAEHHNMPGIASAATAVVIGHVAGATQTIRVGSGGVMLPNHAPLVIAEQFGTLASLYPGRIDLGLGRAPGTDQTTARALRRDLIGSADSFPDDVVELQRYFAAPVPGQRVRAVPGAGLDVPIWLLGSSLFSAQLAAMLGLPFAFASHFAPDYLMRALDVYRAQFRPSAALAKPYAMVGVNVFAADTDDEARRLFTSLQQQFLNLRRGTPGQLPPPVESLDALGATELELANVAHALSFAAIGSRDTVRERLRRLIAQTGADELIVAAQIHDHGARLRSYEIAAQVRDELRDEAAG
- the hpnI gene encoding bacteriohopanetetrol glucosamine biosynthesis glycosyltransferase HpnI; this translates as MTGSLSIVEWALLALTCASCGYAVLAAFAPAPRVPRTAARDGFEPVSVLKPLCGSEPHLHENLATFCEQRHPRYQLLFGVASAADPAVAVVRRLQADYPDSDIELVIDARVYGSNLKVSNLVNLAERARYGRIVIADSDIAVEPDYLTRVTAPLADPSVGVVTCLYHARSVGGFWTRIGVQFVDAWFAPSVRITHLGGSSRFGFGATLALTRATLDAIGGFKALKDELADDYWLAELPRRLGLRTVLSEVNVATDVAEPSFAPLWLRETRWLRTIRSLNPAGFAFLFITFTAPWLAIGAALAAWLGTTSAAGATAGAAAAIGTVARLALHARGSAGWRAFWRDLPVVPVRDALLALEWLAAAFGTQVVWRGARMTVVGGDARATVVEAGDGR
- the hpnJ gene encoding hopanoid biosynthesis associated radical SAM protein HpnJ, whose amino-acid sequence is MKTLFLQAPSYDGFDGGAGSRYQAKREIRSFWYPTWLAQPAALVPGSRVVDAPADGLSVEATLKIAKDYDLVIIHTSTPSFPTDAMFAEDLKKMKPSMLVGMVGAKVAVDPHNSLTATEAIDFVCREEFDYTCKDIAEGKPFSEILGMSYRAKDGSIEHNGPRPMIENMDELPFVAPVYKRDLKIDNYFIGYLNYPYVSIYTGRGCRSKCTFCLWPQTVGGHRYRTRSVESVLAEVKWIRDNMPEVKEIMFDDDTFTDFKPRVEEIARGLGKLGVTWSCNAKANVPYSTLKIMKENGLRLLLVGYESGDDQILLNIKKGLRTDIARRFNEDCRKLGIKIHGTFILGLPGETKDTIKKTIEYAKEINPHTIQVSLAAPYPGTRLYEQAIENGWLAENKTINLVSKEGVQLAAIGYPHLSREEIYHHLEHFYREFYFRPSKIWEIVREMLTSWEMMKRRLREGVEFFRFLRAHEA
- the hpnK gene encoding hopanoid biosynthesis-associated protein HpnK, translated to MAGPDAAPRALIFTADDFGLHPRVNAAVERAHRDGVLAAASLMVGAPAARDAVERAKRLPSLAVGLHVVLADGPATLPASDIPALVGPDGRFGDAMAKDGCRFFFLPHVRAQLRREIRAQFEAFAATGLTLDHVNTHKHFHLHPTVLSMIIDIGREFGLRAVRLPYEPSTPFWLKPWIGLVRARLDRAGIAHNDYVVGIEHTGAMDEAVLLDALAKLPGGVGEIYCHPAEAGDGPVTPSMRDYRPADELAALLSPRVAAAVEAAGVACGGFADVFGGGARARMPRGARITGAQPS